In Meles meles chromosome 14, mMelMel3.1 paternal haplotype, whole genome shotgun sequence, a single window of DNA contains:
- the LOC123924941 gene encoding ATP synthase F(0) complex subunit C2, mitochondrial, which yields MYACAKFVSTPFLVRSTSQLLSRSLSAVVLKPPETLTEEAPYKGLSILAAPRPLTSLIPSRSFQTSAISRDIDTAAKFIGAGATTVGVAGSGAGIGTVFGSLIIGYARNPSLKQQLFSYAILGFALSEAMGLFCLMVAFLILFAM from the coding sequence ATGTACGCCTGTGCAAAGTTCGTCTCCACCCCGTTCTTGGTCAGGAGCACCTCCCAGCTGTTGAGCCGATCACTGTCTGCAGTGGTGCTAAAACCACCCGAGACACTGACAGAGGAGGCACCTTATAAGGGCCTCAGCATCTTGGCAGCCCCACGTCCCCTGACCTCACTTATTCCTAGCCGCAGCTTCCAAACCAGCGCCATTTCAAGGGACATCGATACAGCAGCCAAGTTCATTGGGGCTGGGGCTACCACGGTAGGGgtggctggctctggggctggaaTTGGGACTGTGTTTGGGAGCCTCATCATTGGTTATGCCAGGAATCCCTCTCTGAAGCAACAGCTCTTTTCCTACGCCATTCTGGGCTTTGCCCTCTCGGAGGCCATGGGGCTCTTTTGCCTGATGGTGGCCTTTCTCATCCTCTTCGCCATGTGA